In bacterium, the following proteins share a genomic window:
- a CDS encoding ABC transporter ATP-binding protein, whose product MIRLSGLEKTYSMGTVQVHALRGVDLEVPEGDYIAIMGPSGSGKSTLMHIIGCLDRPSKGTYELRGRRVDSLDDQQLSHTRNREIGFVFQSFNLLPQMNVQQNVELPMIYAGMSRHERQEKASIAIERVGLQDRAKHLPNELSGGQRQRVAIARALVNDPAILLADEPTGNLDTKTGEEIMRLFDEVHAAGNTLILVTHEPEIGEHAHRIVHIRDGLVNKIAVTEKAKAAAAR is encoded by the coding sequence ATCATCCGCCTGTCAGGACTCGAGAAAACCTACAGCATGGGCACCGTCCAAGTGCATGCGTTGCGCGGCGTGGACCTGGAAGTCCCAGAGGGCGATTACATTGCCATCATGGGACCTTCGGGCTCGGGCAAATCGACGCTGATGCACATTATCGGCTGCCTGGATCGTCCATCGAAAGGCACCTACGAACTGCGCGGACGGCGCGTCGATTCGCTCGACGATCAGCAGCTTTCGCACACGCGCAATCGCGAGATCGGCTTCGTGTTCCAATCCTTCAACCTGCTTCCCCAGATGAACGTGCAGCAGAATGTTGAATTGCCGATGATTTACGCCGGAATGTCGCGTCACGAGCGCCAGGAGAAGGCCTCGATTGCGATTGAGCGCGTTGGCCTGCAGGACCGTGCGAAGCACCTGCCGAACGAGCTCAGCGGTGGCCAGCGCCAACGCGTCGCAATTGCGCGCGCTCTCGTGAACGATCCGGCGATTCTGCTCGCCGATGAACCGACAGGGAACCTGGATACGAAGACCGGCGAAGAAATCATGCGGCTCTTCGACGAAGTGCATGCCGCCGGAAACACGCTGATCCTTGTGACTCACGAGCCGGAAATCGGAGAGCACGCCCACCGCATCGTTCACATCCGCGACGGGCTGGTTAACAAAATCGCGGTTACGGAAAAAGCAAAGGCAGCGGCTGCGCGATAA
- a CDS encoding sugar nucleotide-binding protein has protein sequence MKAIVTGASGTVGTALCSELITQGHEVVRYDREKLGVTDSGAIESFVRETAPDVIFHLATATRPTGLENEGYIVSQVWTETLARVARAAGAVFVFTSSVMVYSEKTNGPYTPDSPANATEGFGPEKIAAEARARDANDETRVARLGWQIGTTPDSNNMIAFLHDRAAGGAIQASRLWMPACSFLEESARALVRVASMPPGTYLVNQNREWNFHQIVQALNKRHGKQWPIEANNDFVYDQRMLDDRTNVPPLEESLPELREFGGE, from the coding sequence ATGAAAGCAATTGTCACCGGCGCCTCCGGCACGGTCGGTACGGCGCTCTGTTCAGAACTCATCACCCAAGGCCACGAGGTCGTCCGCTACGATCGCGAAAAACTCGGCGTGACGGATTCTGGCGCGATCGAATCCTTCGTGCGCGAGACCGCGCCGGACGTGATCTTTCACCTGGCCACGGCAACGCGCCCGACGGGACTCGAGAACGAAGGCTACATCGTCAGCCAGGTCTGGACGGAGACGCTTGCGCGTGTTGCGAGAGCCGCCGGCGCCGTGTTCGTCTTCACGAGCAGCGTGATGGTGTACTCCGAGAAGACAAATGGCCCATATACACCCGATTCCCCGGCAAACGCGACCGAGGGCTTTGGCCCCGAGAAGATCGCCGCCGAGGCCCGTGCGCGGGATGCAAACGATGAGACCCGTGTCGCACGCCTGGGCTGGCAGATTGGAACGACGCCGGATTCGAACAACATGATCGCGTTCCTGCACGATCGAGCCGCCGGGGGCGCCATTCAGGCCAGTCGCCTTTGGATGCCGGCCTGCAGTTTCCTCGAGGAATCCGCCCGGGCACTCGTGCGAGTCGCCTCCATGCCTCCCGGCACGTACCTGGTAAATCAGAATCGCGAATGGAACTTCCACCAGATCGTGCAAGCTCTGAACAAGCGCCACGGCAAGCAGTGGCCGATCGAAGCCAACAACGACTTCGTCTACGATCAGCGCATGCTGGACGATCGAACGAACGTGCCTCCGTTGGAGGAGAGCCTGCCGGAATTGCGTGAGTTTGGAGGAGAATAA
- the lptB gene encoding LPS export ABC transporter ATP-binding protein produces MTIRTKKLVKDYGKNRVVNQVSLEVSTGEIVGLLGPNGAGKTTTFKMMVGFTPPTSGRVYFQNEDITGLPIHLRARKGISYLAQETSVFRKMTVRDNLKAILEAHGHPRAAIRERIDQLEDELGIGHLRRRIADSLSGGEKRRVEIARALTTDPKFIFLDEPFAGIDPPTIEDIQMIISQLRNRGLGILITDHNVRETLHVTDRSYMLLDGIVTASGTVDEVSADPQVRAKYITERLVRDLESDKELRTRREKEAAKDE; encoded by the coding sequence GTGACAATCCGCACAAAGAAACTGGTCAAGGACTACGGCAAGAACCGTGTCGTGAACCAGGTGAGCCTGGAGGTTTCCACGGGCGAAATCGTGGGGCTGCTGGGACCGAATGGTGCCGGCAAGACGACGACCTTCAAAATGATGGTCGGCTTCACGCCGCCGACGTCCGGCAGGGTCTACTTCCAAAACGAGGACATCACCGGTCTGCCCATCCACCTGCGCGCCCGCAAAGGCATCAGCTATCTGGCCCAGGAAACCAGCGTCTTTCGCAAAATGACCGTGCGCGACAACCTGAAGGCCATCCTGGAAGCTCACGGCCATCCTCGCGCCGCCATCCGCGAACGCATCGACCAGCTCGAAGACGAGCTCGGCATCGGACACCTGAGGCGCCGGATCGCGGATTCCCTCTCCGGTGGCGAGAAGCGGCGTGTGGAGATCGCTCGCGCCCTGACGACTGACCCAAAGTTCATCTTCCTCGACGAGCCCTTCGCCGGCATCGACCCGCCGACAATCGAGGATATTCAGATGATCATCAGCCAGTTGCGCAACCGCGGCCTGGGGATCCTGATCACTGACCACAACGTGCGCGAGACGCTCCATGTGACCGATCGGTCCTACATGCTGCTCGATGGAATCGTCACGGCATCCGGTACGGTGGATGAAGTCTCTGCCGATCCGCAGGTGCGCGCAAAATACATCACCGAGCGCCTGGTCCGCGATCTGGAATCGGACAAGGAACTCCGCACGCGCAGAGAAAAAGAAGCGGCCAAAGACGAGTAG